From the genome of Bubalus bubalis isolate 160015118507 breed Murrah chromosome 2, NDDB_SH_1, whole genome shotgun sequence, one region includes:
- the PPP1R10 gene encoding serine/threonine-protein phosphatase 1 regulatory subunit 10, whose product MGSGPIDPKELLKGLDSFLNRDGEVKSVDGISKIFSLMKEARKMVSRCTYLNILLQTRSPEVLIKFIDVGGYKLLNNWLTYSKTTNNIPLLQQILLTLQHLPLTVDHLKQNNTAKLVKQLSKSSDDEELRKLASVLVSDWMAVIRSQSSTQPTEKDKKKRKEEGKSRTTPPERPVTEVKAETRAEEAPEKKREKPKSLRTTAPSHAKFRSTGLELETPSLVPVKKNASAVVVSDKYNLKPIPLKRQSSAAAPGDAAPPAEKKYKPLNTTPNATKEIKVKIIPPQPMEGLGFLDALNSAPVPGIKIKKKKKVLSPTAAKPSPFEGKTSTEPSVAKPSSPEPAPPETMDTERPGTPVPPVEVPELMDTASLEPGALDVKPVESPSDPSQLTRKGRKRKTVTWPEEGKLREYFYFELDETERVNVNKIKDFGEAAKREILSDRHAFETARRLSHDNMEEKVPWVCPRPLVLPSPLVTPGSNSQERYIQAEREKGILQELFLNKESPHEPDPEPYEPIPPKLIPLDEECSMDETPYVETLEPGGAGGSPDGAGGSKLPPVLANLMGSMGAGKSPQGPGGGGINVQEILTSIMGSPNSHPSEELLKQADYSDKIKQMLVPHGLLGPGPIANGFPPGGPGGPKGMQHFPPGPGGPMPGPHGGPGGPGGPVGPRLLGPPPPPRGGDPFWDGPGDPMRGGPMRGGPGPGPGPYHRGRGGRGGNEPPPPPPPFRGARGGRSGGGPPNGRGGPGGGMVGGGGHRPHEGPGGGMNSGSGHRPHEGPGSGMGGGHRPHEGPGGSMGGGHRPHEGPGGGMGGGSGHRPHEGPGGGMGAGGGHRPHEGPGHGGPHGHRPHDVPGHRGHDHRGPPPHEHRGHDGPGHGGGGHRGHDGGHSHGGDMSNRPVCRHFMMKGNCRYENNCAFYHPGVNGPPLP is encoded by the exons ATGGGTTCAGGTCCCATAGACCCCAAAGAGCTTCTCAAGGGCCTGGATAGTTTCCTTAACCGAGATGGGGAAGTCAAGAGTGTGGATGGCATTTCGAAAATCTTCAG CCTGATGAAGGAGGCACGAAAGATGGTGAGTCGGTGCACATACTTGAACATTCTCCTGCAGACCCGTTCACCGGAAGTACTGATCAA GTTTATTGACGTCGGTGGTTACAAGCTTCTTAACAATTGGCTGACGTATTCGAAGACGACGAACAACATTCCCCTCTTACAGCAAATTCTGCTGACCCTGCAGCACCTGCCCCTCACTGTTGACCATCTCAAGCAG AACAACACAGCCAAACTGGTGAAGCAGCTGAGCAAGTCGAGTGACGATGAAG AACTCCGGAAATTGGCCTCAGTCCTTGTCAGCGACTGGATGGCGGTCATCCGCTCCCAGAGCAGTACCCAGCCTACTG agaaagataagaagaaacggaaagaagagggaaagagtCGAACCACCCCTCCTGAGCGACCGGTGACTGAGGTGAAGGCTGAGACTCGGGCTGAGGAGGCCCcggaaaagaagagggagaagcCCAAGTCTCTCCGCACCACAGCGCCCAGTCACGCCAAGTTCCGCTCCACCG GACTAGAGCTGGAGACCCCGTCTCTGGTGCCCGTGAAGAAGAATGCCAGTGCAGTGGTGGTTTCTGACAAGTACAACCTTAAACCCATCCCCCTCAAGCGTCAGAG ttctgcagcTGCCCCAGGAGATGCTGCCCCGCCGGCAGAGAAGAAATACAAACCACTAAACACGACACCCAACGCCACCAAAGAGATCAAAGTGAAGATCATCCCACCACAAC ctaTGGAGGGCCTGGGCTTTCTGGATGCACTCAATTCAGCTCCTGTCCCAGGCATCAAaattaagaagaagaagaaggtgcTGTCACCCACAGCTGCCAAG CCAAGCCCATTTGAAGGAAAAACAAGCACAGAACCAAGTGTGGCCAAACCTTCTTCCCCAGAGCCAGCACCTCCTGAGACTATGGACACAGAACGTCCCGGGACCCCAGTTCCCCCTGTTGAAGTCCCAGAGCTCATGGATACTG CCTCTTTGGAGCCAGGAGCTTTGGATGTGAAGCCAGTGGAGAGTCCCAGTGATCCTAGCCAGCTGACCCggaaaggcaggaagaggaaaACTGTGACGTGGCCGGAGGAGGGCAAGCTGAGAGAGTATTTCTATTTTGAACTGGATGAAACTGAGCGAG TAAACGTGAATAAGATCAAGGACTTTGGCGAAGCAGCTAAGCGAGAGATCCTGTCAGACCGACACGCATTTGAGACTGCCCGGCGTCTGAGCCATGACAACATGGAGGAGAAGGTGCCCTGGGTGTGCCCCCGGCCCCTGGTGCTGCCCTCGCCCCTCGTCACCCCTGGAAGCAACAGCCAGGAGCGGTACATCCAGGCTGAGCGGGAGAAGGGGATCCTTCAGGAGCTCTTCCTGAACAAGGAAAG CCCTCATGAGCCGGATCCTGAGCCCTATGAGCCTATCCCCCCAAAGCTCATCCCCCTAGATGAG GAATGTTCCATGGATGAGACCCCATATGTTGAGACCCTGGAACCTGGGGGAGCCGGTGGGTCACCTGATGGAGCAGGTGGTTCCAAGTTGCCTCCGGTTCTGGCTAATCTTATGGGGAGCATGGGTGCCGGGAAGAGCCCGCAgggtcctggaggagggggcatcaACGTGCAGGAGATCCTCACCTCCATCATG GGTAGCCCCAACAGTCACCCCTCAGAAGAACTGCTGAAGCAAGCAGACTATTCAGACAAGATCAAGCAGATGCTGG TGCCACATGGACTCTTAGGCCCTGGTCCGATAGCCAATGGTTTCCCACCCGGAGGCCCTGGGGGCCCCAAGGGCATGCAGCACTTCCCCCCTGGACCTGGGGGGCCTATGCCAG GTCCCCATGGAGGCCCTGGGGGCCCTGGTGGGCCGGTGGGTCCACGTCTCCTgggtcccccaccccctccccgggGGGGTGACCCCTTCTGGGATGGCCCGGGTGACCCTATGCGGGGTGGCCCGATGCGGGGCGGGCCAGGACCTGGCCCTGGGCCATACCATAGAGGCCGCGGTGGCCGAGGAGGAAATgaacctccccctcctcctcctccattccGGGGGGCCAGAGGAGGTCGCTCTGGAGGTGGACCCCCAAACGGACGAGGGGGCCCTGGTGGGGGCATGGTTGGCGGCGGTGGACATCGTCCCCACGAAGGCCCTGGTGGCGGCATGAACAGTGGCAGCGGACATCGTCCCCATGAAGGCCCTGGCAGTGGCATGGGTGGTGGGCATCGCCCCCACGAAGGCCCTGGTGGTAGCATGGGTGGGGGGCACCGCCCCCACGAAGGCCCCGGCGGTGGCATGGGTGGAGGCAGTGGACATCGCCCCCATGAAGGCCCTGGTGGAGGAATGGGTGCTGGTGGTGGCCATCGGCCCCATGAAGGCCCTGGACACGGGGGGCCCCATGGCCACCGGCCTCATGATGTCCCTGGTCACCGAGGCCACGACCACCGAGGGCCACCCCCTCACGAGCACCGTGGCCATGATGGCCCTGGCCATGGAGGAGGGGGCCACCGAGGGCATGATGGCGGCCACAGCCACGGAGGAG ACATGTCGAACCGCCCCGTGTGTCGGCATTTCATGATGAAGGGTAACTGCCGCTACGAGAACAACTGTGCCTTCTACCACCCGGGCGTCAACGGGCCGCCCCTGCCCTAG
- the MRPS18B gene encoding 28S ribosomal protein S18b, mitochondrial: protein MAASVLNVLLRRLPYISPFRGAYGVQVPLQTLCTKAPPEDDSLPPIPVSPYEDEPWKYLDSEEYHNRYGSRPVWADYRRNHKGGIPPQRTRKMCIRGNKVAGNPCPICRDQKLHVDFRNVKLLKQFVCAHTGIIFHAPYTGVCMKQHKKLTQAIQKARDHGLLSYHIPQVEPRDLDFSTSHGAVSGTPPAPTLVSGDPWYPWYSWKQPPERELSRLRRLYQGHLREESGPPPESMPKVPLKAPTEATSTEQAGPQSAL, encoded by the exons ATGGCTGCCTCCGTATTGAACGTGTTGCTGAGGCGCCTTCCTTACATTTCGCCCTTCAGAGGTGCCTACGGAGTTCAG GTTCCCCTCCAGACTCTTTGCACCAAAGCCCCCCCTGAGGATGATTCTTTGCCCCCAATTCCTGTTTCCCCTTATGAGGATGAACCCTGGAAATACCTGGACTCAGAAg AATACCACAACCGCTATGGTTCTCGCCCTGTCTGGGCTGACTACCGTCGAAACCACAAAGGTGGAATACCCCCACAGCGGACTCGAAAGATGTGTATT CGTGGAAATAAAGTTGCTGGGAACCCCTGCCCCATCTGCCGGGATCAGAAGCTGCATGTCGACTTTAGG AACGTGAAGCTCTTGAAACAGTTTGTCTGTGCCCACACAGGTATCATCTTCCATGCTCCATATACAG GGGTCTGTATGAAGCAACACAAGAAGTTGACCCAGGCTATCCAGAAAGCCAGGGATCATG GTCTTCTCAGTTACCACATTCCCCAGGTTGAACCTCGGGACCTTGACTTCAGTACCTCTCATGGAGCTGTGAGTGGTACTCCACCAGCCCCCACTCTGGTTTCTGGTGACCCCTGGTATCCATGGTACAGCTGGAAACAGCCACCAGAGAGAGAGCTGTCCCGCCTTCGCCGGCTCTACCAGGGCCATCTGCGAGAAGAAAGTGGCCCTCCACCTGAGTCAATGCCCAAGGTGCCACTCAAGGCCCCCACTGAAGCCACCTCCACTGAGCAGGCGGGCCCCCAGAGTGCTCTGTAG